A genomic region of Alicyclobacillus sp. SO9 contains the following coding sequences:
- a CDS encoding MerR family transcriptional regulator codes for MDLSQRRQLPLFSIGIVQKLTGLSARQIRYYEQHELVQPARTEGNQRLFSLNDVENLMLVRSLLDDGLNMAEIRKRFERHQRIGHGNNENEPTDAEVYEWMRQEMLESPSPNNNSLFQGDLFRLYRRNL; via the coding sequence GTGGACCTCAGTCAACGGAGACAATTGCCGCTGTTTTCGATAGGTATCGTACAGAAGTTGACAGGGTTGAGTGCACGCCAAATTCGCTACTATGAGCAGCACGAGTTGGTTCAACCGGCCCGTACAGAAGGCAACCAGAGGCTTTTTTCATTGAATGATGTGGAAAATCTGATGCTTGTGCGGAGTCTTTTGGACGATGGGTTAAACATGGCTGAAATTCGGAAGCGATTTGAGAGACATCAAAGGATTGGCCATGGCAACAATGAAAATGAACCAACCGATGCGGAAGTCTACGAGTGGATGAGGCAGGAAATGCTCGAGTCCCCCTCTCCGAACAACAACTCCTTGTTTCAGGGAGACTTGTTTCGGTTATATCGCAGAAACTTGTAA
- the glnA gene encoding type I glutamate--ammonia ligase — MEELSKEQILHLAEENDVRYVRLQFTDLQGVIKNVEIPVDQLPKALENKIMFDGSSIEGFVRIEESDMYLVPDRRTWLVFPWDSSQGKVARLICDVYMPDGTPFAGDPRGVLKRVLQQAKDMGFSTFNVGPEPEFFLFKLDEHGKPTDEVNDEGGYFDLAPLDLGENCRREIVLTLEAMGFNIEASHHEVAPGQHEIDFQYADAVETADNISTFRIVVKTIARQYGLHATFMPKPVFGINGSGMHTHMSLFKDGQNAFYDESDDFGFSQTGRQFLAGILEHAHAFTAITNPTVNSYKRLVPGYEAPVYIAWSGKNRSPLVRIPAARGMSTRIEVRSPDPSSNPYLAIAAMLVSGLDGIRRELPLEDPVNRNIYRMSDGEKAKVGIDSLPENLSQAVANLEQDSIIGEALGEHVLTHFVEAKKIEWNAYRTQVTQWEKDQYLQF; from the coding sequence GTGGAGGAATTAAGCAAAGAACAGATTTTGCACCTGGCTGAAGAGAACGATGTACGGTATGTACGGCTGCAGTTTACCGACCTGCAGGGGGTTATCAAGAATGTCGAAATCCCTGTGGACCAACTTCCAAAGGCCTTGGAAAACAAAATTATGTTTGATGGTTCTTCAATTGAAGGATTTGTCCGGATTGAAGAATCCGATATGTATTTAGTGCCTGATAGAAGGACGTGGCTGGTGTTCCCTTGGGACTCCTCTCAAGGCAAAGTGGCACGACTCATCTGCGACGTGTATATGCCGGACGGAACCCCGTTTGCAGGCGACCCTCGCGGTGTTTTGAAGCGAGTCTTGCAGCAAGCCAAGGACATGGGATTTTCCACATTCAATGTTGGACCTGAACCGGAATTTTTCCTTTTTAAATTAGACGAGCATGGCAAGCCTACAGACGAAGTGAACGATGAGGGCGGATATTTTGATTTGGCTCCGCTTGATTTAGGTGAGAACTGCCGCCGTGAAATTGTTCTGACTTTGGAGGCCATGGGCTTCAACATTGAAGCGTCTCACCATGAAGTTGCCCCAGGTCAGCATGAGATTGATTTCCAGTATGCAGATGCGGTGGAAACTGCGGATAATATTTCCACGTTTAGAATCGTGGTGAAAACTATTGCACGTCAATATGGACTGCATGCAACCTTTATGCCGAAGCCGGTCTTTGGTATTAACGGTTCCGGAATGCACACACACATGTCTTTGTTTAAGGACGGCCAGAACGCTTTCTACGACGAGTCCGACGACTTTGGTTTCAGCCAAACGGGACGCCAGTTCCTTGCCGGCATTTTGGAACACGCACATGCCTTTACAGCGATTACGAACCCGACCGTAAACTCCTACAAGCGTCTTGTTCCAGGGTATGAAGCGCCTGTTTACATTGCTTGGTCCGGGAAGAATCGGTCGCCGCTAGTACGTATTCCGGCAGCGCGGGGAATGAGTACACGCATCGAGGTCCGGAGTCCAGACCCGTCAAGCAATCCGTATCTGGCAATTGCCGCAATGCTGGTTTCCGGTCTTGACGGCATCCGGAGGGAATTGCCCTTGGAAGATCCGGTTAACCGAAACATCTACCGCATGAGTGACGGCGAGAAAGCCAAAGTTGGTATCGACAGCCTGCCCGAGAATTTATCGCAAGCTGTGGCCAATCTGGAACAGGATTCGATTATTGGCGAAGCCCTTGGGGAACACGTATTGACGCATTTCGTTGAAGCAAAGAAAATTGAGTGGAATGCTTATCGGACGCAAGTTACACAGTGGGAGAAAGACCAGTATTTGCAGTTCTGA
- a CDS encoding glycosyltransferase family 39 protein, with the protein MKAQVTPREVSLVSNTWPTLIKPYPLMISLMQIAITAVIILISTHLLPKGPLTQFGVGFSAWDGQHYTEIAKQGYGNFVQTAFFPMYPLLIRAFHSITQISYTTSATLLANAAYAVSTVLFYRLTKEWFSKDVAWRALWLLAVIPAGLFFNVDYTESITLLSLLSFFYFLQKDKWYIAMISGFVAAGTHDLGVLLTIPALIHWRVTSGTRKQLLSIGLIPLSLLSYMSFLFVHFGNPIAFVYAQQAWHRIPLIPVIDLFLGFAGLKFYPVSVADWVHNLMTIVNGLSPLLMVISGWWVWKEKRFDLGLKAFYTITLLLDISSGTGKTPFSPSILTSFARLVVVLFPAYMVLAAKLKHRRSFVSALIVMFLIKITLTALFSDGFSIL; encoded by the coding sequence ATGAAAGCACAAGTGACACCTCGAGAAGTCAGCCTGGTTTCAAACACCTGGCCCACCCTAATAAAGCCTTATCCGCTCATGATAAGCTTGATGCAGATTGCGATAACTGCCGTCATTATTCTCATATCCACACATCTTTTACCAAAGGGGCCCTTAACCCAATTCGGTGTCGGCTTTTCAGCTTGGGACGGACAACACTATACGGAAATTGCCAAACAAGGCTATGGAAATTTCGTACAAACAGCTTTTTTTCCAATGTACCCTCTGCTCATCAGAGCATTTCATTCCATAACACAAATTTCGTACACGACCAGCGCGACCCTTTTAGCTAATGCAGCCTATGCAGTTTCGACTGTCCTGTTTTATCGCCTAACCAAAGAGTGGTTTTCGAAGGATGTCGCATGGAGGGCATTATGGCTGCTTGCCGTTATCCCTGCAGGACTGTTTTTTAACGTGGATTATACCGAATCCATCACATTACTCTCTCTACTTTCGTTCTTTTACTTTCTACAAAAAGACAAGTGGTACATAGCTATGATCAGCGGTTTTGTCGCAGCAGGAACCCATGACCTCGGTGTATTGCTCACTATTCCTGCCCTGATTCACTGGCGAGTGACCTCTGGGACCCGAAAGCAACTGCTCAGCATCGGTCTCATTCCGTTGAGTTTGCTGTCATACATGTCGTTTCTATTCGTGCACTTTGGCAATCCAATCGCATTCGTATATGCGCAGCAAGCATGGCACCGCATTCCTTTAATACCGGTCATTGATTTATTCCTTGGCTTTGCGGGCTTAAAGTTTTATCCCGTTTCAGTAGCAGATTGGGTTCATAACCTAATGACGATTGTGAACGGACTGTCTCCGTTACTCATGGTAATATCGGGCTGGTGGGTCTGGAAAGAAAAGAGATTTGATTTGGGCCTAAAAGCATTTTATACAATTACACTGCTCTTAGATATTTCTTCTGGTACTGGAAAAACGCCGTTTTCACCATCCATCCTCACCTCATTTGCGAGGTTGGTCGTTGTTCTATTCCCAGCCTACATGGTCCTTGCAGCAAAACTTAAGCATCGAAGGTCCTTTGTCTCTGCGCTTATCGTCATGTTCCTTATCAAAATAACGCTCACTGCTTTGTTTTCTGACGGCTTTAGCATACTCTAA